In Verrucomicrobiia bacterium, a genomic segment contains:
- a CDS encoding DUF6600 domain-containing protein, whose amino-acid sequence MKTLLKCLVLGVTGLILVAPPRASADLEISASVHISAEADFYEPLTPHGAWIEVDSHRCWRPSGVAVSWRPYTTGEWVWTDYGWYWVSDEPWAWATYHYGRWTYHPQHHWIWVPGREWAPAWVSWRHGGGHIGWAPLAPTISFRHRHSIGGPDFVFVRTASFHQPVRPNTVIVNNTTIINNTTVIAQSPTRETRTVDGSQKQVYVNKGPQPQEVEKETGRKTEPVPIQQVAARTAVPEAVKAKAAAAPAKADQNNTKSKDAPNAGKNAPPTKTEPTKSDPDSKAEPARPQEPRTLPDKKGPGSVPVPAPTKTPENDPDKNGPNRKGPAPEKPNTPDRSEPKDPKPPVKPLPPTPEVPKPVPPPETPKPPGPEKPKPIPPSEVPKPRPAKERPFAPPVVDELPKPKPTPETPRPRPFPNEPAPNKPKPPQAAPVKPAPEVQKPAAPPKVNPQPKAPSQPKPQKPPKDEDNKGKGRP is encoded by the coding sequence ATGAAAACATTGCTGAAATGCCTCGTCCTCGGCGTGACGGGGTTGATTTTAGTCGCACCACCGCGCGCCTCCGCAGATCTCGAGATCTCCGCCTCGGTGCACATCTCCGCTGAAGCCGATTTTTACGAACCGCTCACCCCCCATGGTGCTTGGATCGAAGTTGATTCTCACCGCTGCTGGCGTCCTTCAGGGGTCGCGGTCAGTTGGCGTCCTTACACCACCGGTGAATGGGTGTGGACGGATTACGGTTGGTATTGGGTAAGCGATGAACCATGGGCATGGGCCACCTACCATTATGGCCGCTGGACCTATCATCCACAGCATCACTGGATATGGGTTCCCGGTCGCGAATGGGCTCCCGCATGGGTGAGCTGGCGACATGGCGGCGGCCACATCGGCTGGGCCCCGTTGGCTCCCACGATCAGCTTCCGTCATCGCCACTCGATCGGCGGTCCTGATTTCGTCTTCGTTCGTACGGCCAGTTTCCATCAGCCTGTGCGCCCCAACACCGTCATCGTGAACAACACCACGATCATCAATAACACCACCGTCATCGCGCAATCTCCCACCCGTGAAACACGCACAGTTGATGGCTCTCAAAAACAGGTATATGTGAACAAAGGCCCCCAACCCCAGGAAGTGGAAAAAGAAACTGGCCGCAAGACTGAACCTGTTCCCATCCAGCAAGTCGCCGCCCGCACAGCTGTGCCCGAAGCAGTGAAAGCCAAAGCTGCCGCTGCACCGGCCAAAGCCGATCAAAACAATACAAAGTCCAAAGACGCCCCGAACGCGGGGAAGAACGCCCCCCCCACAAAAACCGAGCCAACGAAATCTGATCCAGACAGCAAAGCGGAACCAGCACGCCCGCAAGAACCCAGGACCTTGCCCGATAAGAAAGGCCCCGGTTCCGTCCCAGTGCCTGCTCCGACCAAAACACCGGAAAACGATCCTGATAAAAACGGCCCAAACCGCAAAGGTCCTGCGCCAGAAAAACCAAACACACCGGATCGTTCCGAGCCTAAAGATCCCAAACCGCCGGTAAAGCCGCTGCCTCCGACACCTGAGGTGCCTAAGCCTGTGCCGCCTCCAGAAACTCCAAAGCCTCCGGGTCCGGAGAAGCCAAAGCCGATCCCTCCTTCAGAAGTCCCAAAACCGAGACCTGCTAAAGAACGCCCCTTCGCCCCTCCCGTCGTGGACGAGCTTCCTAAGCCCAAGCCCACACCGGAAACCCCACGCCCCCGCCCGTTCCCGAACGAGCCAGCACCGAACAAGCCGAAACCACCTCAAGCGGCTCCGGTAAAGCCCGCACCCGAAGTACAAAAACCTGCGGCTCCACCCAAAGTGAACCCGCAACCCAAGGCTCCGTCTCAACCGAAACCTCAGAAACCGCCGAAAGACGAAGACAATAAAGGCAAAGGCCGTCCCTGA
- a CDS encoding TIM barrel protein, translating to MNTRDFLKTSVLAAASLTTGQLTAADAKPETKQKLPPLRAMRLGMVTYNLGKDWDVPTIIKNCTDTKFQGVELRTTHKHSVEVSLSKAERGDVMQRFQDSPVELHSLGSAFDYHTPDQAKLRKDIEATKEYIILAHDVGAKGIKVRPNAFPKEVPPEKTLEQIGKSLRELGEFASGYGQEIRVEVHGKDTSLLPNIRKMMDFANHPQVGVCWNSNDTDLDGDGFEKNFDLVKDRIKLVHLRDLYLDTYPFRRLFQRLNDIEYAGFCLAEIPESPDALRVMRYFRGLWLAYQDAL from the coding sequence ATGAACACCCGGGACTTTCTCAAAACCTCCGTCCTAGCCGCCGCCAGCCTGACCACCGGCCAACTCACCGCTGCTGACGCCAAGCCCGAGACGAAGCAGAAGTTACCACCCCTCCGCGCCATGCGTCTCGGCATGGTCACTTACAATCTCGGCAAAGACTGGGACGTCCCTACTATTATCAAGAATTGCACTGACACAAAATTCCAAGGCGTCGAACTCCGCACCACGCACAAGCACAGTGTGGAAGTCTCCTTGAGCAAAGCCGAACGCGGCGACGTCATGCAGCGCTTCCAAGATTCCCCCGTGGAACTTCACAGCCTCGGCAGCGCCTTCGATTACCACACGCCCGACCAGGCCAAGCTCCGCAAAGACATCGAAGCCACCAAGGAATACATCATCCTCGCTCACGATGTCGGCGCCAAAGGCATCAAAGTCCGTCCGAACGCCTTCCCCAAAGAAGTCCCCCCCGAAAAGACTTTGGAGCAGATCGGTAAATCCCTCCGCGAACTTGGCGAATTCGCCTCCGGCTATGGTCAGGAGATCCGCGTGGAAGTTCACGGCAAGGACACTTCCCTGCTTCCGAACATCCGCAAGATGATGGATTTCGCCAACCACCCCCAAGTCGGCGTCTGCTGGAACTCCAATGACACGGATCTCGACGGCGATGGCTTCGAAAAGAACTTCGATCTCGTTAAAGACCGCATCAAGCTCGTCCATCTCCGCGACCTATATCTGGATACCTACCCCTTCCGCCGCCTCTTCCAACGCTTGAACGATATCGAATACGCCGGGTTCTGCCTTGCAGAAATCCCGGAAAGCCCTGACGCTCTAAGGGTGATGCGGTATTTTAGGGGACTTTGGCTGGCATATCAGGACGCCTTGTAA
- a CDS encoding protein kinase has protein sequence MRSNKTMAERDESTPPDSQNNPAAGSSSSPTPPRTPHPTIQLDLDKMREIVAEAGVKSNQVRRFGDYELLEGIAQGGMGAIYKARQLKLNRTVALKTILAGMLAGEDQMKRFRAEAEAVANLDHPNIVPIYEVGEHEGQLFFSMRYIEGGSLDDHMKRFVQDPHASAHLMAKVARAIHFAHQHGILHRDLKPDNILLDAQGEPHITDFGLAKRVDAGENLTVTGEIIGTPNYMSPEQAEGKGFKLTTAVDVYGLGAVLYQLLTGNPPFRADSPLETLRLVIDREPQRPSSINRRVDRDLETICLKCMEKDPQRRYGSAEAVAEDIERWLRKEPIRARPAGYFYRAGKWAVRRPAVALLAITTFFGLCTLFGVILINEQRLQKERDIALGLEKTATQERLKAEALAEQSRQRLVRLNIGDGLRLIDEGDASGALLSFVDALRLDEGNKENSEIQRTRIASALRQSPRLIQFWTEDQPIVASAASVNGRFLVTFTSKRARLWDVSTGVALGQPVSLPDNVRSAAVSPDGQQLVLLNDNRTAFLWNWRKDQSTPIKLAHDFPVNIATFSADGSLVAIGGGQNKNGTARVWNTANGEAVSKPIRISDDVESIAFSADGTKLAVASRDRSATVWNTKTGNSIGKTLRHGGIVRHVSFSPDGLRLVTASEDRTARVWDVLTGEPITPPMQHNDIVTYAEFSPDGSRVATANKDNTGRVWDANTGEPVTPPLAHSTRVARARFSPDGRRVLTVAEKSARVWDATTGKPITPPLAHSAEILHALFNPDGRSVMIASKDRTVRVWDTPAAQQNSRELPIKGELRQTIFSKDNRLMLAVTDNAMRVWDVMSGEPVSQLLTSSAEILAARFVNNDTAINAISSDQTVRSWDIKSSKENRNMRLPFSVSFAAFSPDNKILFTADMDRKGQLRTIPTIEPTQPQGGAGNFKGKRRDGTNAPPFAGEMSPRIQGQGQGGIRQMNENAKGIEHKSRIAYAQFSADSTKLVTASWDNTARVWDTATGQALTPPLEHQDRVVLATFSPDGTKVITASWDNTARIWDASTGKPLSPPLEHTAELTLASFSPDGRFVVTASADNTARIWNAATGEPVTPFLQHNGWVVAAAFSPDSTRVVTASWDNTARIWDTYTGAPVSPPLVHRDRVDHASFTQDGRILFTASADGTTRLWDFTPDARPIDDIAPLAQLLSGRRLDNTGSLVPVSATKLAENWETLRQKYPQQFSIKPEEIVAWHSEEADLCEQTQSWFAALFHLNWLVEQNPKDNELKKRRDSAQAKLREANNVTTALQ, from the coding sequence AGCAATCAGGTCCGCCGCTTCGGTGATTACGAACTCCTCGAAGGCATCGCTCAAGGCGGCATGGGTGCCATCTACAAGGCCCGCCAGCTCAAACTCAACCGCACCGTCGCGCTCAAAACGATTCTCGCGGGCATGCTCGCCGGTGAGGACCAGATGAAGCGCTTCCGTGCCGAAGCTGAAGCCGTCGCGAATCTCGACCACCCGAACATCGTCCCCATCTACGAGGTCGGCGAGCATGAGGGCCAGTTGTTCTTCAGCATGCGCTACATCGAAGGCGGCAGCCTCGATGACCACATGAAGCGCTTCGTGCAAGACCCGCACGCTTCAGCTCATTTGATGGCCAAAGTCGCCCGCGCCATCCATTTCGCACACCAGCACGGCATCCTCCATCGCGATCTCAAGCCAGATAACATTCTCCTCGATGCCCAAGGCGAACCGCACATCACCGACTTCGGCCTCGCCAAGCGCGTCGATGCCGGTGAAAACCTCACCGTCACTGGCGAGATCATCGGCACACCGAACTACATGTCCCCCGAGCAAGCCGAGGGCAAAGGCTTCAAGCTCACCACCGCCGTGGATGTCTATGGCCTCGGTGCCGTGCTCTACCAATTGCTCACCGGCAATCCCCCTTTCCGCGCCGATTCGCCGCTGGAGACCCTCCGCCTCGTCATCGACCGCGAACCGCAACGCCCCTCCAGCATCAATCGCCGTGTCGACCGCGACCTTGAGACCATCTGCCTCAAGTGCATGGAGAAGGACCCGCAACGCCGTTATGGTTCTGCCGAAGCCGTGGCCGAGGACATCGAACGCTGGCTGCGCAAGGAACCCATCCGTGCCCGTCCCGCCGGTTATTTTTATCGTGCAGGCAAATGGGCCGTGCGTCGCCCTGCGGTGGCCCTTCTCGCCATCACCACCTTCTTCGGTTTGTGTACATTGTTCGGCGTTATCCTCATCAACGAGCAACGCCTGCAGAAGGAGCGCGACATCGCGCTCGGATTGGAAAAAACCGCAACCCAAGAGCGCCTCAAAGCCGAAGCCCTCGCCGAGCAAAGCCGCCAACGCCTCGTGCGCCTGAACATCGGCGATGGCCTCCGTCTAATTGATGAAGGCGATGCCTCCGGCGCCTTGCTCAGTTTTGTGGATGCTCTCCGCCTTGATGAAGGCAACAAAGAAAATTCCGAGATCCAGCGTACCCGCATCGCCTCCGCCTTGCGCCAATCACCGCGCCTCATCCAGTTTTGGACAGAAGATCAACCCATCGTCGCCTCCGCCGCCAGCGTGAATGGCCGTTTCCTCGTTACCTTCACCAGCAAACGCGCCCGCCTCTGGGATGTCTCCACCGGCGTCGCCTTGGGCCAGCCCGTTTCGTTACCCGATAATGTCCGCTCCGCCGCCGTCAGTCCTGATGGCCAGCAACTCGTCCTGCTGAATGACAATCGCACCGCTTTCCTCTGGAACTGGCGTAAGGATCAATCCACTCCGATCAAGCTCGCGCACGATTTCCCCGTGAACATCGCCACCTTCAGTGCAGATGGCTCGCTCGTCGCCATCGGGGGTGGACAAAACAAGAACGGCACCGCCCGCGTCTGGAACACCGCTAACGGCGAAGCCGTCTCCAAGCCCATCCGTATCTCCGACGATGTCGAGTCCATCGCCTTCAGCGCCGATGGCACCAAGCTCGCCGTCGCTTCCCGCGATCGTAGCGCCACCGTTTGGAATACGAAAACCGGTAACTCCATCGGCAAGACACTTCGCCACGGCGGCATCGTCCGTCACGTTTCCTTCAGCCCGGATGGTCTGCGCCTCGTCACCGCCAGTGAAGACCGTACCGCCCGTGTCTGGGATGTGTTGACCGGCGAACCCATCACGCCGCCCATGCAGCACAACGACATCGTGACCTACGCCGAGTTCAGTCCGGATGGTTCACGCGTCGCCACCGCGAACAAAGACAACACCGGCCGCGTGTGGGATGCGAATACCGGTGAGCCCGTCACCCCGCCCCTCGCCCACAGCACTCGCGTGGCTCGCGCCCGTTTCTCGCCCGATGGCCGCCGCGTCCTGACCGTCGCCGAAAAATCCGCCCGCGTCTGGGATGCCACCACCGGCAAGCCCATCACCCCACCGCTCGCCCACAGCGCGGAAATCCTCCACGCATTGTTCAATCCCGATGGCCGCAGCGTGATGATTGCCAGCAAGGACCGCACGGTGCGCGTTTGGGATACGCCCGCCGCGCAGCAGAACTCGCGTGAACTCCCCATTAAAGGTGAGCTGCGCCAGACCATTTTCTCGAAGGACAACCGTCTCATGCTCGCCGTCACGGATAATGCCATGCGCGTCTGGGACGTGATGAGCGGTGAACCCGTTTCGCAATTACTCACCTCCAGTGCCGAGATCCTTGCCGCTCGTTTCGTGAACAACGACACCGCGATCAACGCCATCAGCAGCGATCAAACCGTACGCTCCTGGGACATCAAAAGCAGCAAGGAGAACCGCAACATGCGTCTGCCTTTCTCCGTAAGCTTTGCCGCTTTCAGCCCGGATAACAAAATTCTCTTCACCGCGGACATGGATCGCAAAGGCCAGTTACGCACCATCCCCACCATTGAACCAACGCAACCACAAGGTGGCGCTGGTAATTTCAAAGGCAAACGCCGCGATGGCACCAATGCTCCACCCTTCGCCGGTGAAATGTCTCCTCGCATCCAAGGTCAGGGACAAGGCGGCATCCGTCAGATGAATGAGAACGCCAAAGGCATCGAACACAAGAGCCGCATCGCTTACGCGCAATTCAGTGCAGACAGTACCAAGCTCGTGACCGCCAGTTGGGATAACACCGCCCGCGTGTGGGACACCGCCACCGGCCAAGCTCTCACGCCACCACTCGAACACCAAGACCGCGTCGTCCTCGCCACCTTCAGCCCGGACGGCACCAAGGTCATCACCGCAAGCTGGGACAACACCGCCCGCATCTGGGATGCATCCACCGGCAAGCCCCTCTCACCTCCGCTCGAACACACTGCCGAACTCACGCTCGCGTCCTTCAGCCCGGATGGCCGCTTCGTCGTGACCGCCAGTGCGGACAATACCGCGCGCATCTGGAACGCGGCCACCGGCGAACCCGTCACGCCCTTCCTCCAACACAACGGCTGGGTCGTTGCCGCCGCGTTCAGCCCAGACAGCACGCGCGTCGTCACCGCCAGTTGGGATAACACCGCGCGCATCTGGGATACCTACACCGGCGCGCCTGTCTCCCCGCCGCTCGTCCATCGTGATCGCGTGGATCACGCTTCTTTCACCCAAGATGGCCGCATCCTCTTCACCGCCAGTGCGGACGGCACCACGCGCCTCTGGGATTTCACGCCGGATGCCCGCCCCATCGATGACATCGCGCCCCTCGCGCAACTCCTCTCCGGTCGCCGCCTGGATAACACCGGCAGCCTCGTCCCCGTCTCCGCCACCAAGCTCGCCGAGAACTGGGAAACTCTACGTCAGAAATATCCGCAACAATTCTCCATCAAGCCTGAAGAGATTGTTGCTTGGCACAGCGAAGAAGCCGACCTCTGCGAACAGACCCAATCCTGGTTCGCCGCCCTCTTCCACCTGAACTGGCTCGTCGAACAAAACCCAAAAGATAATGAGTTGAAGAAACGTCGTGACAGCGCTCAGGCTAAACTACGCGAAGCGAACAACGTTACCACTGCCCTACAGTAA
- a CDS encoding MFS transporter, with protein sequence MSTKNAKSNTGKWMALLAAILGWLFDGFEMGLFPLIGQPALKELLGEAAAGDAGKWFSIIIAVFLIGAATGGVLFGWLGDRIGRVKAMSLSIFTYAIFTGLCGFATEAWHIAALRFIASLGMGGEWSLGVALVNEIWPGKSRAIVAGLIGAAANVGFLMVAFLSMGLIGMIESIQSGMLSLGLSQKTVEYLLHNSAWRFLMISGAFPALLIFMIRLFVPESEKWEEEKEKGGTSHWATQDLIGVLIGCVGALVIIYVWSPAGPGGWIAGLVTLIGLAIALVGYLYPVKRYLERAMAAGSMTEGGKSHIIKMMVFGAALAGVALLGTWGALQWAPRWAIDLAGPNASFAKEWTQVWSSLGAIVGTILAAVLCDYFGRRPVYAFLCAASLAAAYFLYRDTMVYGNTFLFAVFLAGSVSAAFYGWFPLYLPELYPTSVRATGQGFAFNFGRILAAVGGLQTATLMKHFDGSFPAAAKTMALIYVVGVIVVWFGPETKGKPLPE encoded by the coding sequence ATGTCTACTAAGAACGCTAAATCTAATACGGGTAAATGGATGGCACTGCTGGCTGCCATCCTTGGCTGGCTTTTCGATGGGTTTGAGATGGGCTTGTTCCCATTGATCGGCCAACCGGCGTTGAAGGAGCTTCTCGGTGAGGCGGCGGCGGGGGATGCGGGCAAGTGGTTCTCCATCATCATCGCTGTCTTTCTGATCGGTGCGGCGACGGGCGGCGTGTTGTTCGGCTGGTTGGGTGATCGCATTGGCCGGGTGAAGGCGATGTCTTTGAGCATCTTCACTTACGCGATCTTCACGGGTTTGTGCGGTTTTGCTACGGAGGCGTGGCATATCGCGGCCTTGCGTTTCATCGCTTCGTTGGGCATGGGTGGTGAGTGGTCGCTCGGTGTGGCATTGGTGAACGAGATCTGGCCGGGCAAGTCCCGGGCAATCGTGGCGGGGTTGATCGGTGCGGCAGCGAATGTCGGGTTCTTGATGGTGGCGTTTTTGAGCATGGGCTTGATAGGGATGATCGAAAGCATCCAAAGCGGCATGTTGTCTTTGGGGCTTTCGCAGAAGACGGTGGAGTATCTGCTGCATAATTCGGCATGGCGCTTTCTGATGATTTCAGGCGCATTCCCGGCACTGCTGATTTTTATGATCCGGTTGTTCGTGCCGGAATCAGAGAAGTGGGAGGAAGAGAAGGAGAAGGGTGGAACTTCGCATTGGGCGACGCAGGATCTGATCGGGGTGCTGATCGGGTGCGTGGGTGCGTTGGTCATCATTTATGTGTGGTCACCGGCAGGTCCGGGCGGATGGATCGCTGGATTGGTCACGTTAATCGGTCTGGCGATCGCCCTGGTGGGTTATCTCTATCCTGTGAAACGCTATTTGGAACGTGCGATGGCGGCGGGCTCAATGACGGAGGGAGGCAAGTCACATATCATCAAGATGATGGTTTTTGGTGCGGCTCTGGCGGGTGTAGCGCTGCTGGGGACATGGGGTGCGTTACAATGGGCACCGCGCTGGGCGATCGATCTTGCAGGACCGAATGCGAGTTTTGCCAAGGAGTGGACACAGGTGTGGAGTTCCTTGGGGGCGATCGTGGGTACGATTCTGGCGGCGGTATTGTGTGATTATTTTGGTCGTCGGCCGGTGTATGCCTTCCTGTGCGCGGCATCATTGGCGGCGGCTTATTTCCTATATCGGGATACTATGGTGTATGGGAACACGTTCCTGTTCGCCGTGTTCTTGGCAGGCAGTGTTTCGGCAGCGTTTTATGGTTGGTTCCCGCTGTATCTGCCGGAGCTTTATCCGACGAGTGTGCGCGCTACAGGGCAAGGGTTTGCATTTAACTTCGGGCGTATTTTGGCAGCTGTGGGTGGTTTGCAGACGGCCACGCTGATGAAGCATTTTGATGGCAGTTTCCCGGCGGCAGCGAAGACGATGGCACTCATCTATGTGGTGGGTGTGATCGTGGTGTGGTTCGGGCCGGAAACGAAGGGTAAGCCACTTCCTGAATAA
- the sthA gene encoding Si-specific NAD(P)(+) transhydrogenase translates to METKHYDLVVIGSGPAGEKGAAQAAYFGKRVALIEKEHVLGGAAANTGTLPSKTLRETALYLSGFHQRGLYGINFSLKDKVTARDFLYREQQVVQTERARIAENLKRHKVDLYKGFAAFEDAHTISVKPAHSPAAHIRGDIILIATGSHPHHPPQFPFHDARVYDSDTILNLREIPATMLIAGGGVIGCEYACLFSALGVKVSLVEGRDRLLGFLDAEVSHAFAASMTTMGVDLHMPDSIETVQAEDEIIVTLKSSKRLAVQSVLAATGRTGNTEGMNLEGIGIQPSKRGTLDVNANYQSLLPHIYAVGDVIGFPALASTSMEQARVAMVHAFDLKYKSGVAHILPYGIYTIPECSMAGETEETLQQKNIPYVVGRTRYAHNARGQIIGDKEGFLKLIFAEEDMKLLGVHVIGEQASELIHIGLMALQTKSGADLFIQTCFNYPTLSEMYKYATYDALGQRAKRLKAREQDA, encoded by the coding sequence ATGGAGACCAAACACTACGACCTCGTGGTCATCGGCTCCGGTCCGGCTGGTGAAAAAGGTGCCGCCCAGGCGGCCTACTTCGGTAAACGCGTCGCTCTCATCGAGAAGGAGCACGTCCTCGGTGGAGCCGCCGCCAATACCGGCACCCTGCCCTCCAAGACGTTACGCGAGACCGCCCTCTACCTCTCCGGTTTCCATCAACGCGGCCTCTACGGCATCAATTTCTCCCTGAAAGATAAAGTCACTGCCCGCGACTTCCTCTACCGCGAGCAGCAAGTCGTCCAGACCGAACGCGCCCGCATCGCCGAAAATCTCAAGCGCCACAAAGTCGATCTCTACAAAGGCTTCGCCGCCTTCGAAGACGCCCACACCATCTCCGTCAAACCGGCGCACTCACCAGCAGCTCACATCCGGGGCGACATCATCCTTATCGCCACCGGTTCACACCCGCATCATCCGCCGCAATTCCCTTTCCACGATGCGCGCGTCTATGACTCCGACACTATCCTGAACCTCCGCGAGATCCCCGCCACCATGCTCATCGCCGGTGGCGGCGTCATCGGCTGCGAATACGCCTGCCTCTTCTCCGCCCTTGGCGTGAAGGTTTCTCTCGTCGAAGGCCGCGATCGTCTCCTCGGTTTTCTCGATGCCGAAGTCTCCCACGCCTTCGCCGCCAGCATGACCACCATGGGCGTGGACCTCCATATGCCCGACTCCATTGAGACCGTACAAGCGGAAGACGAAATCATCGTCACTCTCAAATCTAGCAAGCGCCTCGCCGTCCAAAGCGTCCTCGCCGCCACTGGTCGCACTGGGAATACGGAAGGCATGAACCTCGAAGGCATCGGCATCCAGCCCAGCAAACGCGGCACCTTGGATGTGAACGCAAACTATCAAAGCCTGCTTCCCCACATCTACGCCGTCGGCGATGTCATCGGCTTCCCCGCGCTCGCCTCCACCTCCATGGAGCAAGCCCGCGTTGCCATGGTCCACGCCTTCGATCTCAAATACAAATCCGGCGTCGCGCACATCCTGCCATACGGCATTTACACGATTCCCGAATGCTCCATGGCCGGTGAAACCGAGGAAACTCTTCAGCAAAAGAACATTCCCTATGTCGTCGGCCGCACCCGTTATGCCCACAATGCCCGCGGCCAGATCATCGGTGACAAAGAAGGCTTCCTGAAACTCATATTCGCTGAGGAAGATATGAAACTCCTCGGCGTCCACGTCATCGGCGAGCAAGCCAGTGAATTGATCCACATCGGCCTCATGGCCCTCCAAACCAAGTCCGGAGCCGATCTCTTTATCCAGACCTGTTTCAATTACCCCACCCTTTCCGAGATGTATAAATACGCGACCTACGATGCCCTCGGTCAACGCGCCAAACGCCTCAAAGCTCGCGAACAAGACGCATGA